GGCTTTGCAGCAACCCCCTCGCTGACAAGCTCTGAAGTGTGCTTCACCAATAGTTCATCTTCTGATTGCAATAGCACTTTGCGTAATctacaattatattattttaagaagtaTAAGCTTAAAAGTCGAAAAAATACTAAGAAATGTTGTATGTTATGCAGTATTCACTCAGAGGATGTTGCCACAATCTGCATAACATACAGAACCTTTCAATTGATAGTAATTGTACTAAACATGCGGTTGGATGTAGCATATAAATATAAGCTTTATTGGAATCCCATAAACTTTGAGGTTCCGATTTTAACTTCTTATAGATCGTAATCTGAAAGCCATTCTAATATCTCAGTTATAGAATTCACAGGTTCTATAGACTATTTCTaggttaatttaattttagagtgACTTTAATGTTCAATTGCAGTGAGAAAAATAGCAGAAGAACATGTCCggattatataaatatcaatacTCTGGAAACCTTTTACAGTGTAAGGGCATGTATGGATTCTAATCCCATAGAGGGTCAAggatttaagagaaataatatttgcagtcctAGAGTGTGCAAGCCTTGcgtattctttttgaaaaaagtagataaatatgGGACCCGtatgaaaaaatcatttttgtaatattggatcccaattttttcaaaaggagtatGTGGGGATGGCATATCCTagaactatatgtagcattactcggGATTTAATAAGGAAGTTAATAGGGAAAATAGTCAGGAGTAACTTAGGGTTGAGATGAAAATACTAGCTCAAGAATGGAGCAATTAATGGTGAGGAAAGCATGGTTGCATGGAGCAAACTTGAAAATCAAAACCAGATATGAGAGGGCAATACAATTAAGCATCACCCAATTACTTTGATTCAGCAATTTCAAATATGTATTTTCTGGAAAGTACAGTGTACTGActtgtaaaataaaaagtactCTAATTGGACTTTGGATTTATGAGGAGAAAATGGCCAAGGTGAGGGTGTTAAGATTCCTAATTAAAGTTATACTACTAATCTGCCAATaagaaattgtatttttttgtaagtacCAATAATAAGTGCAACTATCTTGGCGCAGTCACAAGCAAGAAGAGCCAAGGTGCTGAGGACAGTGATGAAAATACCCATGTTAACAAACAGAAATCCAAAATATTAGTTCCTTATGTGATGAAGCGGTAAAGCTAGATTCTTGTTTTCCACAAACATATAGGATATGGCTTATTACAGATACTGGGCATGTAATTTGTTCTCCTCCACCATCTATGCCAACTGGTTTTTCCATTTCAGCTCAACAAAGCTATACATCTGGTGGCTGTTTGTCACATGTGAGGTGCAAGGTCTAACCAGCTTGTCTCACAAGATTTTTAGGGCTAAAAATAGTCTTCATTTATATACGAAATATTTCCTCCAGTATGGAATTCTAGACACTGACATGAAACCAGAATAGCAACCCTTTAAGTTGTAATTTTCCCTACGCCTTATTTCCATTTCCAGAATatcataaagaaaaaaacaaaaatagaaagaaaaaagggcATGAGTTGGTGGCATTATAAGTCGACAATAGAAGATAGTGAGCCCACCCAAAAGCATCACGTAGTAGAGCACATTCACTTTCCAAGAACATTGGAGCTTCCATGCACTCCATTGCCCAGGAATGAAGACAAAGTCGCACGCATGCATCATATGCAATCACAGCATGCCACGGCCCTAGAGCACTGAATTTGATTTACAAATCAAATAAGAACAgttaatgaaaataattataaaagctCTGGGTTTATAATCAACACCATCAATAATTGCAGTGTTGGTAAGAGATACCTTGCATGAAATGTTGGGAGGCGAGCTGGATATGAACCTGAGGATGCACCGGCTTCAGAATTGGTTGTAGTTCTATCAACAGATAACATAACAAAACTAGTTATAGTTTATCACAAAAACTCAAGTGTTCATGTGTTAAAGCTTGCAAAGAAGTACAATGTGCATGGCTAATGTATATTCCAGAAACACATTTGCAAATGGCttctaacaaataaaaaccattaAAGGATCACACGAACCTCACAAAATGTTCAGGATTCCTATTTCCAGTGTCATTCTCCACCTTAACACTAGGTGTGGTTTCTAATGTATTCCAATTATTTTTGGTTGATACTGGACTTCTCACAGCACCTTGCTTAATTTCTTGTGTGGAACCACAAAAAGGAGGTGCACTGGGAAtgtcatcgtcatcatcatcagagaacTTCTCATCCTGCAGGTTTCTCGAATGCAAATTCTGCAAGATGGACAAATTTTGCAAAGACGGTAAAAAAGATTCAATTGATGGTAAGTATGCAAACGCCGAAAATGCAAAGAGGGCAAagtttttttgataggaaaaagttgaaaaagaaaagcaaagaacACAAAATTAACAGATAGTTTGCATATATCATACGCTAACATAAAACCTTGAAAATTCCAGACATTCCAGCACAGATACATGCTAAAATACAACCTTGAAGATATACAAGAGACATTGATAGTCAAATAAGGcaaaaaatttaacataataGAGGGTAAATTGACGTGTGATCCACCTAAGCACTGTTCAAAAGAGTCAAAAGCAGGGCTACTTGAGGATAACTTTTTGgtccccccacccccaccccacTAACCAATGAACTACGTTTTAGGCCTACAGCTGTAGAGCTAGAGCCCCTCCACGATTGAACTTATCATTTTTCGTGGGGTGGGGGGAATCCTCCACTATAGAGTACATCCAGTAAATGGCCCCAGGATACACATGTAAATTATTGCTTGCCTGAGCATGGGTGCATAATTCAGGAATCAAGAGTTTTTCTTTCTAgcttaaaaaatttaatggaCCAGGTTGTCCTGATAAGCTGTAATAACAGCATTCATCAGGTCACAGTGACATATACTGTACACAAAATCGCTCTACTCCCTTCTTACACACACCCCAACAAGGACTCATAAGGTCATCCAACCCAGAGTTGTAGTAGCACAATCAAAACAATGCTCAAAGTTGGAAATGTTTCTCATAGCAAATCAGAAGGCTTCATCAAATAATCAATCTTAGTTATCTTCATTGGTTAAAAGTAGCCAATGTTGAAATATGGCAATGACCTCCAGCTAGAATGTCACCATTTCTGCCACCAAATTCGTTACTCGCTATCCCAAAAAAACTGAGTTGCAATTTTCATAACGTCTAAAACCCCTCAAATCAAAACAGAAAGGGAGAAAAAGGTACAAGAAAAGTGGAACCGAATAAATCTATAACATTAAGGACTAATTCCTTGAAGAGTTTGATGAGGGTTAAATCTTTAGAGATTTAACGAGGGAGTTTGAAGACCAGGACAGAGCCAAAAACCTAGCATTATAATTTCCTTAAAAGCTTTCAGACACATTAAATCTAGTTCTTCTTTCAAGGACTTTGAAAAGCAAGCAGGTCATTCAGTAAGTTGAATATGCCTGAAATTATTTTCCAGAAAATAATATGCCtcaaattattgaaattgatgcaAGCTTGTAGCTGTTTCTACAATGATAATTGACACTGAATAAGACAAACTGAAGGGAGCTGGGGGGAAGTAAAGACCATGTATAATACGTTTCAATTAAATTTTGACAGATTAGTTCTTAAGATGTGAACTTTTAAAACACAATACCCTGCTCAATATTCCTAATACAACATTTGGGAAAAAATCTCCACACTTTAAGCAATATATCTTTGCCGAGAATCTAAGTAGCATAACCAACTTAAGGAACAAGCAACTGATAGAAACTGATAAGGAAAACGATTTAAGATCACCTTACTATGTCTaaatttggaattatattcTCTACAACTAAATTGTAAACGCAACATCCACACAATCATTTATAATGCAACACAAATTATAGTGAACCATACACTTGAATTATTACAAACCTTTTTGGCGGCACTTGCCATATTCACCAGTGGTGGCACACTTGAAGTATATCCCTCCGAAGCGTAAGCTCTAGTGTGAGGCACTGCACCATTGATGCTTCCCACTTGCGTAGTAGAAAACTCCGAGCTAGCAGCAGAATCTGATGACTCATCCTCTGTATACCCATGCTTCCCAACAGGGTGCCTCCCATTTCCCCTCACCAACCTCTCCGCCACGTGCCCTTGTCTGCCTGCCACCGTTTCCATAGACGAACCGACATCAGAGTACATATAATCACTAGCATAATGTGGTGGCCTCTGCGCTGGGTTCCCGTATCTATGAGCAGTAGTACCACTGGGAATCCTTTCGTCTCGTGGTGACGAATCCAAGGAATATCTACCCCCATAAACCTCCTCTGAATCAGTACTCATGTCATTGTCAGAGTGAGACCCACTTTCGTCTACATCACCCGGTATCGTTCTAGATACGGGGATGGCATTTGAGGGCAAATGCCCACTTCTGAACATTGCCGGTGGAGGCAATCCAAATCCCCTGCCGCCGCCACTGTGAATGTTGGTAATGGGATCTATCCGAGGTCTCAAATTCGAATTGGAGAATGGGACGTCCTTCTGGTTAGAAACAGAACCCAGAAATTTATAAgttctctctttaaaaaaacaaatgattttgggaaaaaaatgcAAGCAACTTAACACAGACCCAGATCCTACACGCAATGAGCAAGCAAAATTCACAACAACGActccaaaagagagagagtatcAAATGCAAGAGGAAAGGAGTTAGTTAAGCCGACCTCCTTAACCCATCGAAGCGCATTTTTATCAAGACCTTCTGTGAACATAATTGCCAAGGACTCTGTCTTCTTCACCTGCGCCCAAAACCAAATGTCGGCTACATTTTATGttcaagaaaaattaagaaacaagCAAACAACTCAGATGCCAATCATATAGATAACATAGTCCTCAACAACAAGAGGAATCCACTTACGAATCCAGCTTTTTTCTCGGTTTCACTGCTGAAGGAGTTCAACAAACAGTAACgccaaaaggaagaaaaagatttAACAAGAGGGACAATGGAGATCAAGTTAGGATATTTAACAAGAGGGTGCGAGATTTGAGAAATCGAAAAGGATTTTGCTTAGCCCAGAAGCTTTGCTTACTCAGCTGTGAGAGAAAAGGTAAGAAAACCACAGAACTGCAAATGTAGGTGGGTTTTTATGTCACAGAACTTTCTTttcatgtattatttttttctcctttgtttttgttGTAGACTTGTAGTACGTTTTTGGGAGATTCCTCGttactcaatttaaaataaaaatcctaCGAGGATGTCGGTCAAAACGCCGTCGCATCATCGAAGACACAGACGTCCTTCTTCAAGACACTAGGAACAAATGTACAACTAATTACGTAGTCAAGATCAAAATGTAAAGGAAAATGAATTTGCGAAATAGACGGGAAAATAAAGCGGCACGTAGGTGAGAGAGTGAGGGCACGTAAAAAGTAACGGGTAGATGACGTGGAAAAGAGGAGCTCCTGTTCTGTCCTTATTATTTAactaatataaattttgaaaacgttaaattatatgagaaatattatatacagttatttttatgtatttttttcgtgctctactgatatgattagttggattaatttttttttaatatctaatcaattatatcattaaagtgtacaaaaaaatacacaaaaataactgcacataaaatttttgaaattatatataagcCGAACGTCGTAGGGggaacgttttttttttttttcctctctcttttaatACCCGCTTACGACACTtgcaaaataacaataaattagaccCAACAGGCACATGGAGTGGCGGGTCTCGACTCTCCATCGGTACATACTTTTCACTTTTCTTTAGCAGTGCCAGCGTGTGACGTGTTGCTCGCTCGTCCCTGACTCGCTTCTATTTATGTGAAATACCCAAATTGTCCATCATGAACGTGATTTCCGCcgatttggatgaatgaagcTTCTACTACTTCATGACGACGGTGGGCGACAAATAACATGCGCAAGAAGAAAAGGACAATAATTTGGAGTCAGAAAACATTAGAGCATGCCATCCACAGCTGGAGAGCTCATGCAGAGGAAGGGGCAATTAgcacaagaaaagaaaattattatccACGTCATCAAATGCGGACAGACTTCGTTGCCTACCTTAATTGATAGTTACAAACCAAATGAAGAAAGGCAAAGCAGAGAAAGTGACTTCCAATTGTACCGCCCATGTCCCTTGAATAATGTTCCATAATTCGGTCTACTTCAGTATGTCCTGTCAAAAGGGTCCAGCTTTTTTTGTTCATCCAAATTTTCTTTCGGTTGTGGTGTAATAATCATGTGCTGCGGGGCACATGAAAATGATCGACAGCACCGATTGAACTTCTAGACAATGGGTGCAGGAAAGTTGGTTTTGGCACTTGGCAATACCACAacttcaaaatccaataaaacccAACATTCTTGGACGTCATCTTTGGCAAATTATCCCATGCTTTGTTTACATCTCAAATGACAATGACTCTTTATTTCCGAATTATTTCGATGGAAAATCCCTTAATGTCAATAATGCGCAATACAACAGGAACAAAACCAacttatttttgtgtaattcgaTTCTGAACCCAACACAACTGAAATAGGCCACAACAATCTTTGTCCGTCCGTAACTTAAGCATACAACTCATCAACATTACACTCCCCAAGGAAAACTTTGATGCTACGCGGTGAACCACAGCTGCCTTCAGCAATAAGGGCTCTATCATTGGCAGCCATATGAGCAATAATCTTGTAGATCATTTCAATCTGACAAAGATAGACAGAAAAATAGTTAGCAAAGCCTTTAGTAGTTGGTAAGATTGTTTCTAAAGGGGGAGTTGCAAGGCAGCGTGGTGCATTTACATCTTCAGGAGCGTGGCAACGGTCAGCAACTTCATCCAGAGTCAACGGTTCTACAGGCTCTTTACAACTGGAAACACAGAAAAACATTGATGGTACTGTCAGTGACAAATAACCAACAGTGAGTTATGCACGTGTTACTTGCAAAGAGAGTTACCGACCACTCCAATGGTCAGATTGCTAGTCACATGGGAAATTAAGTCCCTTGGTTTCGTTCAGGTTTTAGTTGGAATCAACCTATCATTTTACAGGCCACACCAGACTCTTGGGTTTTGATTGCAAACTTGTAATCCTTattcttttcataaatttcCAACATTCAGTGACTCTGGCCTAAAGAAACcatccttaattttttttttcttttaatatatatatatttggatatTTGCCTAACACTTTGCTGCAAGCTTTCTTTTTGAAGAATGAACTCCATTATTTTGCTCATCCCGTAAATAGGATTTATATAGGACTTCCCGTTTCAAAACTGatatcaaaatatcaaaaaagatgaaaatagaAGTAACAATAAAGACCTAGATAGCATGAAGATTTAATGTTGTACCTAGCCTCATTGAGTACTGACAAAACACGCTTCTGAAGGGCTAATACTTCTCCCGCTGCCTTTTTCCCGGCTTCCACACCTGagataataattaaaagcaAGCAGACAATACATGTTAGTGCCAAAAGGCATAAAACACCCACAACGACATTCCAATTCTCACTTCCAGACCAAAAGCTTCTATAACAGGCAAAAGCAGATATATTTACCAGGTTGATGGTATGCATTAATGTTCACAAGTGAAGCATATATCCCAACTGCTCGCTCATAAAGGGCTATAAGCGCACCCACAGATCTAGGTGTCACTTCTTGTACAGTGACTGTAACGGATTCACGGTCATTAGCATACAATGCTGACCTAGTCCCCTGTATCAAATTTAATCAGAAATCTCGGTTTAATAGGAAGATAAAAGTAACAGGGCTTCATCAGCTAAACCAACAAAAGTGAAATTTTATCTCCAGATTGGTGCCATATGGGAGTGTTAAAAAACTGGCTGTGTAATAAATCTAACCTGTAGCATGCCAAAGAGGTAGTCACCACATGTGACACCTGGTTCAAGCTCCCAATCATGACCAGGGGGTCTATCACGAAGCACCTCAATGAacgttgcaaagaaattgtgcACACCGTCTCTCAGCTGTTGAATGTAACTGAAGAAAAGAACCGTGAATCAGGAATAAGCATAGTTTACATCCTGGGACATATCATATAACCTTAAAacccaaaaccaaaaacttACGCATGCTGATCTGTGCTCCCTTTATTCCCATAGACAGTAAGCCCTTGATTCACCTGTGACATAAAAAACTCATCTTTTTTCCAATCACACTACAATTTAACATCTTGACAAGACTGAAACATCTTAGTACTCCAAGTATTTAACTCAGAAAAGACCAAATTGTGATGTAAAGAGGTCCTCTAAATTCAGTTGCCCCAAGAACTCATGCTAAATTTGATGCAAGTTGAGTCATCAAGTCTATACATACACGATAAAATGGCTCCAGGAAAACAAGCGTAGACATACATTATGAAAAGGAAACTTGCTAGATGGAATCAGATCCACTCATAGATGCCCCACTGTTATGGTCCTGAGGGTTAAAGGTTTAATCAAATGAGTACTACTAGGTAGAAGCCCCAAATAGACAAAAGCCATACAGgccttttgtaaaaatgtgggCCCACTAAAAAAGAAGAGTCTTTTTACACTTTTTCCTGGTGGGGTCCCCTTTTTTACAAATGGCCTAAGCAAGGCTTGTCTATTGGggtttgtacaaatcatttctctaaccAAATTAGTATCCAACAGTCATAGGGCTTTTGGAACAATAGTTGGATctttaacaattggtatcagagcaaggaCCACGTCACAAGTTCAAGACATGGAGAAGGTGACCTAATGGCTGGATTAAAATGCCTTGGTACCATGTATAGGCATAGTGCTAAGTCATTGAATACTAGTAGATGAGTGAAGTCGCCAAAAGGGAAAAGGCTACCACCAGGTCAATGTCGATAGAGTGGGCTGCCGTGGACGTCGCATTTGGAAGCATGGTGGAATGTTATGATCTTAAGGGTTAAAGATTTAACTAAATTAATATCCAACAGTCATAGGGCTTTTGGATCAAATGTTGGGTCTTTAATACTCACCAAGAAGGAAACaacaatatttcaatttaactaAGTAGTATGGCCAATGAACTTCAATTGATCTTCAACTTTTTACACCTCAGCAAAGTTACAGAAACAAAAGCCAGTTTCTCAAATTTGTAGCACATACCCTATTACCATCCAAGTCAAACTCCTTCCCAAGAGATTCCATGACCAGCTGCTGCAAATATCGACTAAATAACAATAGGCTGTCTTTGTAAGGAAGAACAACCATATCCTAaggaccaaaaataaaataaaataaagagagagaagcaaAATTAATATAAGAGAAGCTGAAATTCACATAATTCTTTTTTTGATCAGTTGAAATTTAACACAATTCAAGTATTAAATAACTCTTAATAAAGTATTAAATACCTTTGATCCTATCCCATCAGAAGCCCAATACCAGCATAAAGCTAGCAATGCTGCAGGATTATTCCTGACCTAAAGCAAAGAAATCAACCAAAAGGGTTATCATATTTCCTCCTTCCTTTTTGGGGGAGGGGGCCAGTTGAAGGAACAATATcacaatttttttctaaaaaaccaAGGACTATATCTTGCCAGCATTTCACCATTATGCAATTTTGTCTCAAGGGAAGCGAGAGATCAACACATCTACCGTAATGGAGATTCAAACGTCTAAAAAAAAGGCTAAATATAATTCCAGTAAACAAGAACAAAAGCagatttattaattattgaaaCTAATAGAATACAGATCTTTGAATAGGAGAATGCTATTGGTGAATATTTAATGCTTTCTTATCAATAACAATGAAGAAATTTAATTCGACAGCAGGCCATGTCAGTTGATGACTTGTGTTGCACAGACTTAATCATGGAGAAAACAGCCTCGCCACTGTTGCAAAAGGCACCTCTTCCCCTCTCCAGGGCAAAGCCTAATGTTCAACCTATGGAAGGATGGGATTGGGAACCAAAACAAGTACACCATCCCACTTTTTTTTGTGCAGCTATATTCgcccttgaaaataaatatgaagcCTTAAAGGGAAAAAATGAAGATGATACTTGAAAAGCATTAATCACACTTCCAGAAACTCCCTTACAGCCCCTTACGTCAAACAACAGGGTAGGCAGTGGGAGTCCAGGACTCATATACCAAGCAAAATGTCCACTTAAATAATGACCTATCAAATAATGAACTAGAAAGTTCCTTATCCTCACTAAACAACAGCAGTACCAAAACATGATCATGAGTTACCAGGCCAAATTCTTACCACCCTGATTCTATTTGCTTCATCCATTAATGATGCTCCAGCAAGCATTTCTCTTATGTCAATTCCCTGAATTGTGGATAGCATATAAATAACCAGACAACATAAATGatgataaaatcaaattctGAATTCAATAGCCTGTAACCTGAAGTGCTGCTGGAAGCAGACCAACTGCGGACATTTCAGATGTTCTACCACCCACCCAGTCAAACATAGGGAATCTAGCTAACCAGCCCTCAATTCTTGCAGTTTTGTCTAACAATGAATTTTCTTGTGTTACAGCAACACCctgaaaaagaatatattttttttaactcgtGATTGTTAGCGCAAGAGATTCCTAGCACAGACAATGTACATCACTGCATCGCATTAGTATTGGAAGTAAACAGGTGAAACTTCTTCATGCATGACCATACTGGTCAGTTTAAAACAAGATAAATTAGAATGTGAACCAAGATAATATGTAAGTGCGAGTATTTCCACTAAGATACATATACTTTAATATACATGACTGGCTAGTGTTAAAAGCCTTGCAAGTTCCTATTTTCCAACTCTGGAACCGTATTGTCGCCAGaaagttatattatatttttactacaAAATAGGGGTGTATGATGACAGCAGAAAGAAAAACCTGAGATCAAAAACCTGTTTTGAAAATTCCAGGCCAGCTTCACGAAAAGCCTTCTGTACTTCCAGTAAACCGTTTCTAGTTTCAGGAGTGCCTCCACTCTGACAACAATTGGTTAGACATTATATTAGCAACAAACCCGACAACATAatcaacaaaagtattaattaaGAATGCAAAAAACATATTAATCAAGGATAATTTCCATGCCTACCTTTGAAATCACTATTACAAGCGTTGATGCCAGCTCAGGGCCAAGCTGTGCAATCTGATGATCAATTCCTGCTGGATCCGTATTGTCAATGAATCTTATCTGCCAATAAGACAAGAAAACATTATCAACATATTCAAAAAGGATTGAAAAAGGATTTCAATTTAACAGTAGTGAAGGTCTAGGTTAATTCATTCACAAATGGACTATTTTCCCATAATTTCAGGTCTATATATTACAAACCAGCTCTTAGTCATCATGATGCATAGAAATCCTCACAAGCCATTGGGTAGCTAGGCTTTACCATATCATACAAGAATAGGCAACTGGTGGCATTCCTTCATTTGGAATATTATACATCAACCAGACAAGCCCCCCAACCAGAATATATTGCAATATTCAAGACAAAATTATCAGAtacttcttgtttttttttaaaaaaaaaaaggaagaaaaaaaggaaaaatactaCTCaacccaatatttttttttattggcactgtatgtccaagaacaaagtactgactaatcccaggggtgcatggccctcggcaaggagtttcccacaagtagaccttgggtaattcaagaGGAAGTTCACCCAGTCCAATgtcccctagaaattgtttgcacccaagaggattcaaaccttggacctggagggagcataccaacaagaccaaggcctttaccacttgagccaacccctagggattCTCAACCCAATATTTAACTTCTTGaatttctctcttttcaatttgaatagttttcttttaaaaaaatgttcaatCCATACAATGGGAAAGGGTTGGGGAAGAAAATCATGATTAAAAAAAGATGGCAAACAAAAAGCATATTCAACATGTATATTTTGTATCCTACATGTGGTTAGGAAAAAATGGAAGATGCTAGATGATAGCAAACACAAGTGGGAAAATGTAAACAACTCAAGGAAGACCCCTAAGCCAATACTCCAAAAGGACATGTCAATTTTATAATTGGAGTTccttgaaatcattataaatgGCAAAAACTTGTTCCTCCtaaacaatgtgggatcccattcaCCACCCTCTCATACTAAACTTGGGATATTAGCCTCGTCCCCCCATTCTACCATAAGTCGCACAGCTCAAGTTTCATACTTCTGATTGGGATTGGTTTTTATACCATTTGTAACGACCAAAGGAATGCTCAAGTCACATATGAGCCCAaactccaaaaggactaatcAATGTTACAATTGAAGCTCtttgaaatcattataaaagGGTAAGAACTTCTTCCTCCCAAACAATGTGGAACCCCCATTTATCACCCTCTCATACTAAATTT
This genomic window from Carya illinoinensis cultivar Pawnee chromosome 7, C.illinoinensisPawnee_v1, whole genome shotgun sequence contains:
- the LOC122315907 gene encoding glucose-6-phosphate isomerase 1, chloroplastic; translation: MASISGIFSSSPTLKSQKPLLKLTNSLSRDSFSFPTRSRLFDRSFSLGLTHSVAREISAEVSKTDDGVLKEAKKKKGLEKDPRALWDRYVDWFYQHKELGLFLDVSRVGFTGEFAAEMEPRFQAAFQAMEELEKGAIANPDEGRMVGHYWLRNSQLAPKSILKSQIDNTLDAVCKFADDVISGKIKPPPSSAEGRFTQILSVGIGGSALGPQFVAEALAPDNPPLKIRFIDNTDPAGIDHQIAQLGPELASTLVIVISKSGGTPETRNGLLEVQKAFREAGLEFSKQGVAVTQENSLLDKTARIEGWLARFPMFDWVGGRTSEMSAVGLLPAALQGIDIREMLAGASLMDEANRIRVVRNNPAALLALCWYWASDGIGSKDMVVLPYKDSLLLFSRYLQQLVMESLGKEFDLDGNRVNQGLTVYGNKGSTDQHAYIQQLRDGVHNFFATFIEVLRDRPPGHDWELEPGVTCGDYLFGMLQGTRSALYANDRESVTVTVQEVTPRSVGALIALYERAVGIYASLVNINAYHQPGVEAGKKAAGEVLALQKRVLSVLNEASCKEPVEPLTLDEVADRCHAPEDIEMIYKIIAHMAANDRALIAEGSCGSPRSIKVFLGECNVDELYA